The following are encoded in a window of Panicum virgatum strain AP13 chromosome 5N, P.virgatum_v5, whole genome shotgun sequence genomic DNA:
- the LOC120676852 gene encoding protein CROWDED NUCLEI 4-like isoform X3: MASPRSGGAAGDEAIWRKLREAGFDEDAVRRRDKAALIGYISRLESEIYDYQHNLGLILLERKELASKYEQLKASSEATEIMLKRERAAQQSALAEARKKEENLKKNLCIQKECVSNLEKALHDMRGEAAEVKVSYEAKLAEALQMIEAAQKKFDEAEEKLLAAKSLEAESTRTHNASLRSLQDIEDREYQLRRDRTSFELESASKEKEISLQRKLLDDTKKILHEKEQALLKEQALLNQRDDNILERLGYITHSEKRLEEEKLNLEDERKVLMEERNKLDLKMEAIISREEAIIKKESLLDKRETELLVLQETIASKERVEIERLRQEQEVALARRRQEFDTEMEIKLTSFEEEIEVRKALLDQRESALSEQEDSVAQREQNLNLRLAEFTSKEESLVKRSDGINEEERKLSSHREVVYVELQKEKDEIQNMKLDLEKEKSFFEEEKREAIQAQEKLLITQNEREDLLILQMKLKEEIDSLRAQKVDLMVDAERLLAEKERFEIEWELIDEKKDELQKEAARIAEERRVIEEHLKNELDIIKQEKENLRIQFKNSTESLACEHKEFMNKMQQEHASWLNRIQQERKDLKRDIDIQRTELLNSAKARQMEIDSYLREKEEEFEQKKSKELEYINSEKEAMSSKLEHVRLELQKLEDERKEAMLERERREQELSEIKNTIDALDEQREKLQEQRKLLHSDREAITQQIQQLNELEELKIETENKQLSLRQFGRSKHGDGDAENLKENGVHQSRDKDQNASPKKCSSPKLILGKKLDVSPSVSTPISWVRKCAQVIFKRSPEKSSDHDSDRFAHAKLGNVNDPSLVGNGGLFACQLENGAGEVQHAVEKVGKKRLNNALSHDQSEILQPKRKHQRSSTLTRRVIGGEIESNCSPSVLEEKCSKNEHDEVPVGLSGKGLGYPRPGELASSDASDIPQASEPSESAAEALIGDAEDKDEPDEDSHDDEGEEEEEEKTSSAKKLWRFLIT, from the exons ATGGCGAGCCCGcggtcgggcggcgcggcgggggacgAGGCGATCTGGAGGAAGCTCCGGGAGGCCGGGTTCGACGAGGACGCCGTCAGGCGCCGGGACAAGGCGGCGCTCATTGGCTACATCTCGCGGCTCGAGTCAGAG ATTTATGATTATCAGCACAATCTGGGGCTTATTTTATTGGAGCGGAAGGAGTTGGCATCTAAGTATGAGCAGCTTAAAGCTTCTTCTGAGGCCACTGAGATCATGCTCAAGCGTGAAAGAGCTGCCCAGCAGTCTGCTTTGGCTGAAGCAAGGAAAAAGGAAGAGAACCTAAAAAAGAATTTATGCATTCAGAAGGAGTGTGTATCCAAT CTTGAAAAAGCACTGCATGATATGCGTGGAGAAGCAGCTGAAGTAAAAGTTTCATATGAAGCCAAACTAGCTGAAGCCCTTCAAATGATAGAGGCTGCACAGAAAAAGTTCGATGAAGCAGAAGAGAAACTTCTTGCTGCAAAATCCTTGGAAGCAGAGTCAACTCGGACTCACAATGCCTCATTGAGAAGTCTGCAAGACATTGAAGACCGTGAATATCAGCTAAGAAGAGACAGAACTTCTTTTGAACTTGA GAGTGCATCTAAGGAGAAAGAGATTAGCCTCCAGAGAAAATTATTGGATGAtaccaaaaaaattttgcatgaaAAGGAGCAGGCATTATTGAAAGAACAAGCACTTCTTAATCAGAGGGATGACAACATCCTTGAGAGGCTTGGATACATAACACACTCGGAAAAAAGGTTGGAGGAGGAAAAGCTGAACCTTGAAGATGAAAGGAAGGTTCTCATGGAAGAAAGGAATAAGCTGGACCTTAAAATGGAGGCAATTATTTCTAGGGAGGAA GCCATAATTAAGAAGGAATCCTTACTTGATAAACGCGAAACCGAACTATTGGTTTTGCAAGAGACAATTGCCAGCAAAGAAAGG GTTGAAATAGAAAGGCTGCGCCAGGAGCAAGAAGTTGCCTTGGCGAGAAGAAGGCAAGAATTTGACACTGAGATGGAGATTAAGCTCACTTCTTTTGAGGAAGAGATAGAAGTGAGGAAGGCCCTGCTGGACCAGAGGGAAAGTGCCCTCAGTGAGCAGgaggattcagtggcacaaagAGAACAAAATCTCAATCTTAGACTTGCAGAGTTTACAAGCAAGGAAGAGTCTTTGGTAAAGAGATCAGATGGGATAAATGAAGAGGAGAGAAAGCTCTCCTCTCACAGAGAAGTGGTGTACGTTGAAttacaaaaagaaaaggatgaaaTCCAGAATATGAAATTGGATTTGGAGAAGGAAAAATCTTTCTTTGAAGAGGAGAAGCGTGAAGCGATTCAAGCTCAGGAGAAACTACTAATAacccaaaatgagagagaagatTTACTTATTTTGCAGATGAAACTTAAAGAAGAAATTGATAGTCTGAGAGCCCAAAAAGTTGATCTCATGGTTGATGCAGAAAGGCTGCTAGCAGAAAAAGAAAGATTTGAGATTGAATGGGAGCTAATTGATGAGAAAAAGGACGAACTACAAAAGGAAGCAGCCAGGATTGCTGAAGAGCGAAGAGTTATAGAGGAGCATCTCAAGAATGAACTTGATATCATCAAACAAGAGAAGGAAAATCTCCGAATTCAGTTCAAAAATAGTACGGAATCCCTCGCTTGTGAACATAAGGAGTTCATGAATAAGATGCAGCAAGAGCATGCTAGTTGGCTAAACAGGATacaacaagaaagaaaagatcTTAAGAGAGATATTGATATCCAGAGAACAGAATTACTGAATTCTGCAAAGGCACGGCAGATGGAAATAGATTCATATTTaagggaaaaggaagaggagtttGAGCAGAAAAAGTCCAAGGAGCTTGAGTACATCAATTCTGAAAAGGAAGCGATGAGCTCAAAACTAGAACATGTCAGGCTTGAATTGCAGAAACTTGAGGATGAGAGGAAAGAAGCTATGCTAGAACGAGAGAGGAGAGAGCAAGAGCTGTCTGAAATAAAGAACACTATAGATGCCCTTGACGAGCAACGGGAGAAGTTGCAAGAGCAAAGAAAACTGCTTCATTCAGATCGAGAAGCAATCACACAGCAAATCCAGCAACTTAATGAACTAGAAGAACTGAAGATTGAAACTGAGAACAAGCAACTGTCTTTGAGACAGTTTGGGAGATCAAAGCATGGAGATGGTGATGCGGAAAACCTGAAGGAGAATGGCGTTCACCAGTCTCGAGATAAGGATCAAAATGCTAGTCCCAAAAAGTGTTCATCACCAAAACTTATTCTTGGAAAGAAATTAGATGTGTCCCCCTCTGTTTCAACACCAATTTCTTGGGTTCGAAAATGTGCTCAGGTGATATTCAAACGCTCTCCAGAGAAGAGTTCTGATCATGATAGTGATAGATTTGCACATGCAAAGCTGGGAAATGTCAATGACCCTAGCTTAGTTGGAAATGGTGGATTATTTGCTTGTCAGCTGGAAAATGGTGCTGGGGAAGTACAACATGCTGTCGAGAAAGTTGGGAAAAAGAGGCTTAATAATGCACTATCTCATGATCAGAGTGAAATTTTACAGCCGAAACGGAAGCACCAGAGGAGCAGTACTCTGACTCGGAGAGTGATAGGAGGAGAAATTGAGTCTAACTG CAGTCCATCAGTTCTAGAAGAAAAATGTTCTAAGAATGAACACGACGAAGTCCCAGTTGGTTTATCTGGGAAGGGACTGGGTTATCCAAGACCAGGAGAACTGGCTTCTTCAGATGCTTCAGATATTCCTCAAGCATCTGAGCCTTCAGAG TCTGCCGCTGAAGCATTGATCGGAGATGCTGAGGACAAGGATGAACCTGATGAGGACTCTCATGATGATGAAggcgaagaggaagaggaagagaagacaTCTTCAGCGAA